Part of the Temnothorax longispinosus isolate EJ_2023e chromosome 5, Tlon_JGU_v1, whole genome shotgun sequence genome is shown below.
GAACTAGGGAAGATCGTAGACATGCCATTGATCACTTCCGCCAATATGATTTCTATCATGCGGAGGGAAATCACGACGGATACTGCCAACGCGGATGCGGTGAAGACGGAAACAACGGTGCAGAAATACTCGCCCTTGTGTAAAGTCGATAAGAGGAACGCCACAAATGCTTCCCTTAACACCGTCTCAGCGCTAAAGAAGACTGAAATCGAGACCTCGTCGGGGATGTCTGCGCAATCCGCGCCAAGTAACGACATGGGAGAGAGCGTAAagaggacgacgacgaataAAAGCGAGTGTGCGAAACAAGACGAagggaaggaagagagagtcGAGGTCGCCTCGTTGACGCCTCTGAAGAACGAGGAAATACCGGAGAGCGATCGATCGATGAATGTCGGCGACAAGAGTGTTAACGGCGTCGACGACGTCAAGGAACCTCCGTCGCCGCAAGTGCGCGAAGTTGATGGAGAGTGCGAGGGCGCGGAGCGGAAGAAATTCTGTTTCGATAGCAGTCGCGAGCTCGCGGGCGAACCGGACGGCAAAGCAGACGAGGAAGTGACGGAACCACCGGCGTTGCCCACTAGTCCGCCGCCGATCATAACCACGGAACCAAGGCCCTCCTTCCTACACGGTGGTGTTAATAACGACTCGAAGGCGAAGCCCGCCGTGCCGCAGAAACCGGTGATCTTTCCAACAAAGGCGAGCCTGAACGATGGTCCGCTCGCCGTGAAGAAAATTCTCATCGGCGATTACGTGTTACCACCTCCGTCGGTCCAAACTGTCGCCAGTAGACCCGTTCAAAATTTAGGTGAGTCTCGCGATTCGTTCGAAATGCAATTTaaagaaaacgagaaatattgtttaaattatctgttaatttaataatttaaatgtttgttatatttcatttaatctAAAATACTCAAAAGACTGCTTCTAATTATTGTGTTACGTTCTATcgaaattttctgaaattttaaattatttatttttgagatttgaattttaatatttgggAACGGAGGAggaattatatatcatattttattttagttaaaattaatttgtttacaaaACAGCAAGTTACAACCGTATATAGATATCGCTACAACGAaagtatataacataaaagGATTTTCTTATACCTTATTACAATTAGTCGCATCTTTTATTCATTGACTTTTCGGAAAAGTTCCCTTATGCAGCTTTAATATCATTACGATGTGTGCTACTATCTCTTTCTAGGTACGCAAGACATGAGCTCTCGATGTTCAACGAAGAAGAACGTTACGAACGAGATTTTATCGGAGACCAATGAAATCTCGCCAACCATTACAGCCGAAAACTCGGATTCTGGAGATCAAGTAAAAACTTCACCGAAATCCGCCCTCCTGCCGTTGTTTAATTCCGTGATCGCACCGCCAGCCTCCTCGCGAAACTATTCGACGAATAACGAAGAAGTGGATGAGAATATCGTGCCAGACGAGGAGTTTCCGGAAATTACTCCGGTTTCCGTCTCCACAATGGAGCTTATACGCTCGCCGAACAAGAGAAGAATGGCACCGCGACCGCCGGAGGCCACGGAGGATCTTTTGCCGGTCTCCTCTCTATTCGCCAGGAATCCCGGGGCTAATCTGAAGTCCGATTCCCCGGTCGttcgcgagaaagagaagcgAGAGAGATCGTCTTCGTGCAGTCCGAAGTTCCGCAAGGCGGTCTGCGATCTGCCGGATCCAACGAACGAGAGCGTCAAACTTCCGGTCGAGTCCGTGCCTAGGCGAACGATATCTCTGTCGCAGGACAGCTTGGCGACGGAGAAGGAAATGCGGGAGGAGAAGAAAAGGGGTAGAAATCGGAAAGGTTTCTCCCTGAAGAGGTTCCTGAGAATGGGCACGAGGAAGGACATGGACGTTATCACCGGTCAAACGTCGGGCGCGAAAACCGACGAGATACCGTCGACGCCGCAACCGAAACCGCGATTAGAGATAATCCATCCGTTGGAGTTGGACGGTGCCGCGGTCGAGGTAGTGGGAAATGATAGGATCATCGCCAGGATGGGCGAGGACCAGACCGATTCCTGCGGTGCTAAAAGCGACGGCTCAAGGACGACGCGGTTTTCTCCATCCGTCGCGGGTAAGCACGAGTTCCTTGTAACTTCGATGAAATTTCAAACATAcgaaaaatttgacattttaaattatcaaaagacGCGAAagcgtatatatgtacgtgtacATAACGTACAAACGTAACCCTATCGcacagagaaagagacgcTACGTTATTATTGCAGCGAGGCCCGGGAaaccaccaccgccgccgagGAACCAATCCCTCGAGGATTGGTCGAGGCTGGATTCGGCGAACAAACCGGTCAGACCGCCGCCACCTCGCGCGGAGATCAAATTGAACGTCGCTTCCTCCAGGAACGATAAAACGTCGAAAGCCACTTGGAGGCCGGCCGCCGCGACGACCTCGGACTCGATTTACGCGAATCTGGGTAAGTTCAGGCCTATACAGTGTAACTGAGTTAATCGTCGCGATTATTCTCGATGTTAACAGCCATACTCACACGAATCCTCGCGCCAGTCGCTTTTTAAAACGGGAGAGACGTCATTTCGCTTGCGTGGGTACAGCGACCGAGCCACGTGATGATGCCTTAACTTGCATCCTCGGGGAGGAtagatgatttttttttttaatcatttgaCGAATCGCATGCGATTAAACCTTGCGCGTCGCGCAGTTGGCCGGGTTACAAAATCGGAATTTTGAAACTAAGACGTAATGATTGAGTTCAAATTTCGGTGATTATTCCCGATGGCGAAAACACGACATTTTTTATAAGGTAGAGGACTTTATAAGTTCTaaagaaactaaaattatattcttggaAAGTCACAATATTCTGTGATATGTGTGTTACACCGATAATAATGTTTCGTAATGTTTACTGAAAGAATTTATTCCTATTCTTTTAAACGAGACTCGGTTGTCAAGCACCGGTATCGTTTCACATAACGTAATATTAAGCAATACTGATTGAAGGCTTATAGCTTTTTACTCTTGAGACACGATTGCTTTCGCAACGCCAGTTTCCGCGATAAGATTACAATATAAAGTTTGAGAATGGctggtaaaataaaaacgctACTTGTGCTATTTGTTATACTCGTCGACAAAGTGCTCCTTGTAAGAGTGGAAAAGGCAAGAACTCTGTAATACAGAACATTTGTATCTGCTGAATAAAcgtatattgtttaaaaaagaaattagagagTCTTGTTCTTTCGATCGCTTAGCTCTCCCGGTCATTCTCTCGTTCTTTTCTATCGCGCCGATTCACGTGTGCCGTAATCCCCCGATGCTGTGGCTTGTTCGTTGCACCTccacatctctctctctctctctctctgtctcctcctcctctcattAACGCGAACAACGGCGACGTCCGCTGCGCCGACATACTAAGCGCGACTACTCAAGCGTAAACGGCGCGCATATCCGCGTTCACGTCTCTCTCCGTTTACTTCCTCTTCattttttccctctttccGCGGTGGTTACGTAACGGTGCGTACCACCGAGCAACGTTAGACGTTAGTCGTGGACTCCTCTAACCGACGCTGGGTGCAACTAACGCCGCACGCATTGCATGCGCTGTGATCGGCATCTCGTATGGAGtcttttagtttaattaagaattaaaaaagacataacgtacgtttgtaaaaaaaacactCGAGGATCCCCGCTCGCAGACGCTCACGTCGATCCCGATTTATAAGTCCCAGAGAAACTGAAATTACTATTGAAAAGTCACAATATTCCGTGACATGTGTTACACCGACAATAATGTTTTTACTTGTCGCGTGATGGACGTTGCTCGAAAGCTTCGTCGGCGGAAAGATACATGGTCCACGTTAGCGCCGTATATCAATGCTTGGGCGCAAAATCGGGGTCAGATCAGAGACTCAATATATCAGAGACACCGAAcgttagaagaaaataatccACGCATGTATACCGATAGCAATTAGTCCACACGTGTGGAACAATGGGTGAACTAACGTTCATTGTATGCGCCAACGTCGAATCCGACTTCGCGCGGCGTTCCTCCACTGTCCTCCAGTACTCTAGTCGCGTTAGGCGAACTAGCCAGCCCGCATAGCTAGCCCGTTTCGTTGACATGCCTTGTGTCTTGTGGTACTAACCCGTGGCGCTTGACGATGGCGGATCGTGCCTGCAGCAGCGGAGGATGTTACAGGTGAGGTGCGCAGCGCCCTGGCACCCTCGAAACCCCAAAGAACCGCCAGCATGAGGGACCGAGCGATCTCCCAACCCGTCCCGAAAAGGGCGACCGCTGAGGATCGGCACCGGGATTACGACGGTCTCGTCCCTGCGCGACTTACTTCCGACTCGCCGGTAAGAAATACTTTTTCTCAAATCCGGCTCCGAGACGCGAACGTTAACGAATGCGAATTGACTACTATTGTTGGACTGCATGCAGCATGAAAACGTTGATACGAACAATATTTACACGCTGCATTCTTTATATGCGGGCGAACGTTCCTAGATCTTGGGAAAGGTAAAGagtgaaaataatttgctgTAATTGTTACCACAATAATTTCCTGCGCGCAGTTTTTATCGTCAAgtgggaaaaaaagaaacgctaGAAGAAAGTAGATCAAAGTACACTTCattttttcgaatttatatataatatgaaattgataatataGCCAACGACAcatatatttgtcaaaatatttatcttttctttccgTCTATTGATTGCAACATAAAAAGATACGACAGAATAATAGTTGGACAGAGTAATAGTCTCTTGAAAATTTGatagagaaaaaggaaattggcaagaatatgtatatctagAAATATGTGAACATATAAGTCGTCGTATATGATACCGTTCGGAATCGCCTCGGGACTTAGCAGTACAGCGATTACTTGCATTTCAACAGACATCCAACGACAGCCATGTGTACGAATGCCTCTCGAGTTCGCCCGAGTGCGATTCGAATCTCGAGCTGCGGCACGGAAGTGGAGGCGGATTCCGCGCCGCATGCAAGAGGAAGTCCGACAGCAGTGCGGTGGTCGGTGAGTCAAAGGTTCATCATCAACCCTCGTTCGTTAGATCGATCTCGTTGCCGTATTGCGGCAGCGAGACTGAGAGCGAGCTTTACGCGCCGTATACTTTCTACACCGGTGACGAGGTACGTCATCGTGTTCTTCCGTTTTGTTTTCGACTAAATCTACCTTTCTAATCGAACGCGTGTGAAACCAGGGCGCCGAGGAGGATCAGGATTGGAAAAACACGGACGACGAGCCGAGGATGGGCCGCTTGAGGCAACGCCGGGGGCGAACCATCGTCCATCGAAGCCTCGAAGATAATTACGGCGCGGTGGTTGTGGCGAATCACGAAGCACTCGCCCAATTTCTCGAACAGGCATGTCAGCtctatatattatcattatttattcgtaCATTCTTGTTTGTGCAcgcgtataaaatttttaggcgtAACTTGTATCTGCAGTCTTTACTACAGACTTTCgactataattaatttcccTGAATGAAAGTTGCACGGAATATTTTGAGCTTAAGACAATTTCTTATCCATTTGTTACGTgaacaatgaaattttattattataaaatattttttttctaacagtTACGAATTTTCAGGAAAATCGAACTATCCAATTTCCGTCAAGTTTGCGTGCCCTCAAGAATACGAATCCACGGTTGAAGCACTTCAACGTCGACACTCCGTCATCAGTCTTTATTGGTAGAAGGATATTCTGTCCGGCGACGTGGAATGATCAAAATGTCACTCTCTGCATAGCGTTTGATTTAGCTATGCCTATGCCACAAAAGGACTTCTATCTGACGCCCATTGTAGAATTCGTAGATAAAGTTCCGAAAGAAATAATCGAGAAGGTCCGACCATCCGAGAACGAAGATGTCGAAGGTAATACACGCCGGAATtcagcaaaaaatatttaaaaaaatgtaaagatatatttaacaataatttctttgttgTAGCGACAATTTCGATCCTCCCGTGCCTGCATGTCACCACCATACAATCGTTCGGAGCGATGTCGAAGGACATGAACGGCGAGGGCGCGAGCAGAGAGGCGTCGTTCGTCCTTCTTCAACTGGTCAACGCTCTGAAGAGTCTTCAAGCACGCGGGATCGAGGACGCCAGCAGATCTCTAAGCGACGTTGTACTCTGCAGAGAGGACGTTTATTATCGGCTCTACCTCTTGCAAGGGTTAGTATTTTCTCGCGAGACGACAACTTGACGCGGTATAATAATCGCGCGGACCTCCGCGATCCCGTTATTCAACGTTTAACTTCCGCTTTGTAGGAGGTTAAACATAGACCCGAGCGACGAGCCTGGCGAGGAACGAGTCTCTCTGTGCGAGTGCGCTCTAATAGCACTGCAACAGTTGCATCTGACAGGCGAGCTACCTCTCATACAAGATTTACTGATACGCGAGAAAGCGGTCACACTCTCGCAGGTGAGAGCTCATTTccatttgattttaatttggcGGAACGCACGTACAGAGTTTGTGAATCTTTTCAATTTAActccaaatttattttactgtgtctgcattcttttttaattattaaatttgtatcttttttttaagccGAGCTTGCGCCACAAAGATTATTGATATCAAATATCCAGTTCTTTTCGTATATCCACAGTTTTTGTTATGTGTCTCATCTTTCTACTTACATTTAATTCAGTTGTCAGCAATCTATATTCTTCGGATgaaattaacttaatttaattcctTCGACAATTAGGTAAAATCCGTGCTGGAATTCTCATTGTGGGGCCCAGCCGATGTGCCACTCGGTGGTCCGCGGGAAAGGGAAGGGGCGCTTCAAAGATGGCTCGACCTCGAGCGAGCGAACGTACTTCACGCTCTCATCAAGACAAAGGCAGCTCTGACGGTTATAGAcgaatatcaattattattcttgGTACGAACCACTGCTAAAATTATGAGCGAGGCGTCGGTGCTGCTTGACGAGCAGCGTAAGCGCTTGGCGCAAAGGTGCTGATATGTTCTCCATCGTACATGACGAGTTGtataaatactaaatactATCGGCAAAagaaactaatatttattggTAAGCGAAAATAGAAAGATATCCGAACGCAAAGATAATTTGTAACTAGTACTGTGCtacaaaataacataatagCTTTTTCCTTCCACAGTTAATTTACGTTCCTCGTTAtcgatgattttttttttttttttaacaaaatttacgtAAGAACAATTGTATTAACTTATGCTAACGTGAGATTGAATCGTACGTTTGATGAGGAGGTGAGGagtatatatctttatatacgCAGGATATATTggtatacgtataaataatcTCGGAACAGctcaatgttatatatatatcttatacgTAATTTAATATCTGATGATAAGATAAAGATATTAGGAATGTGCCAATGCTCAATCAAAGTGTGATTTTGTATGTACGACGTGCGTTACGATGATCCGTCGTGAATCCGGAAGTTTAGGGGCAGCTGTTTCACGTTGTCTTCAGCAATGTGCGAtagttatttatacatatttatagagattttacacatatatttgtagaaataaaCGCAATAATCACAAAGTGTCTgcaaatttcatattttagcAAATCTACGATCGTAAGAGTAAACGTAGTATGGACGCCGTGCGCTCCCTTGAGAAACAATTATCAGCTATACTAATGCTAAATCTATAATTCTAAAGAGAATTgactttcaatatttttttacagactAGTACAAAATTCTCAGAATCTCTCAGATCCTTGCTGAATTAAGGTGGTATgaaaaatactaattatattactattctctttcattttttaaataattgtcttatttattacattcaattCGTGTTACGTTATCTTTTGGTTGTCATCTTTAGACACGTCGCCCAATTCCACAGTTCCGTGAACGTCGGATGCAACTTTTTCCTCGTCATTTACTTGGATTTCCGGTATGATAACACTTTGCCCGCTCGTCGGCGAGTCCCAAGAACATCCAACCACGCTTATCCTGCTtgtgagaattatttattgcgtGATGCGGCGATTTAGTAACTCGatatatttgacattttttaatatgtagtCTATTTATTTGAGGCTTGCATAGAAAAGCTTGCCACGAAATGGCAAGCACTTCcacaatcaattattattatcataccTTCTGCTAGGAGATATAACATCATTTAATGTCAAATCATCCTGTTCTTCAGCTCGTTGCTCGTTGTCGACATCGGACAATATCCGCTTCTGAGGCGAATCTTCTTCGATGTCGTTCGTCAATCGTTCATTTTCTGTTGTATCGTTCGCATTCCCAATCGTGATCTGTACGTTATCTCTTTGAACCGTCTCGGAATCTCGAGATATTCTTGTCTGTGGCAACGCCGGGAGAATTTTTTTCCATCTCGATAGCGGAGTCTCAGTCACGGTATGCCTCTTCTCCGCTATTTTGAACAATTTGCGACGTTCTTCTGTACGCTCATGTCTTAGTTGTATCTGGAAAAacgcatttatatatgtaaacgcataaaatcaataataataataattgagtataaaatattaaacattatacaACTTGatgaatatgtatattctctatatatgtatgttgttACCTTTAAATCATTATTCGCTTCTCGCAAAGATCCAGCGAGAGATGCcatgtaataaataatcaacgTCATGAGAACAATCAGTGGTATCACTATACCAGGCGATGCGACATAATCGAGACATCTAAACGGAGATAAAGTTTTCAAagattatattgtatatttaagaCGCATAGTTATTTTGACTGCAATCAATAGAAAAGTAATCTaagtttcaaataaatttgcattgtAAAGGCAGCCAAATGCTACTACAACAGAGACGTACCGTTGAATCAGCTCCGGAAGCGAGTCTTTCAAACTTTGCGTcgctaaattataaatctttggATAACCAGAAAATGGGCCACAATGCCACGAAGGCTCGACCCAGACTATAGCGTAACCGACCGGTAACACACATAAAAACAGCATAGTCAATAACAGCGCGAAGTAGAAATTGTTAGACCTGTAATATATCAAAAGTGATCGTGGCGAACAATCGTGAATAAGCATAGGAAAGTATATGAAACTAAAGGAACGATTCAAATACGATGcgcgatttttaattctttataaaaaggCGGCACttcgattatttaatttgttggaTATAAACTGAAAAAGTATGATATGGTTTTCGCAAATAGTGGATTTTAATCTCAATAACCTGGAGGCTCTGAAAACTACTTCGTGAGGTACGTTGCACGTCAGAACTGCCCAAGAACGTAAATACATTAGAATGCCAAGCTTGAAGAGATTCAGGGCCGTTAAACCGGGACTGAAGAACATTCCCATCCAAACCATGCCTTGATTGTTCACCAAATGGAGGATATTTTCAGCTATTTTGAAGTCGCCGTATTGCGGAAATTGCTTCTCCAGATCCCAGCACCAGCAGTTATTCATAAAACGTACGAAAACGGCGCGGAAGAAATCCATGCAGAGAGTAGCTAATATGGTGAGTATCTGATAAACAgccgtattaaaaaaatatataataaataatttttattgatccTAATTTTTTCGTTATGTTTCCTACCAAATCCATGACAGTGAGCTTGGCGAGCTCTTGCCCAAACATAGTTTCCCAGCATGATCGGCGCAGCTTTTGTCGTGTCGTCAGATCTAGCTGTTCCAAAGACATGGctgaaaacataaataaattcatctACTGCTAAAAACGAgtacaatgaaataaatagatttgATAAAAGCATTTTTACCTGAATTTTTCGGCATAGTAGTGCAAACTCTTTCGAAGCATCTATCCACATAATTGATTTTTGAAATGGGAATTACAGGTTTATTCGATTGTGCAGTAGGAAAGTTACTTTTCGGGATATACGTTGTAATTGGTGTGATATCTGCTATTGTGGATGTGTTAAATGTTCCAACGGATGGTGTCTGACTGTCTGAAGACGATGGagtaattattgatatttcggtgaaaatatcaaaatcgGTCCTCGAAGAATCTGCGACGacatatgatatattatttgaaactaTTGTCAACTCAATGTCAATTATTAcgatcattaattaaatatttaagatagcTTAATATAGTTTCAGAAAATTGAGCTCTTCCAAACGGTTATATaagctaaataatataatataattattgtaataaatctgcgtaattattaattggcCGCGTAAAGTACAATAGACGCAAGAAGTGCAATGCAATATACCTTCCATTGTGCTTGATTCGAACGTTGTCGCCGTGGTTTCGCTCTGGGACGAATTAGAACTTGCATAGAAATGTTCAGTCGTCATTGAATCAGTCAGAAAATTGGCAGTTACTGTCGAGCTTGTGTCATAATGTATTTCACTATTATCCGCACTCCTGGTATCTTGTTCTTCATAATAAGGCATGGTAAAGGACTCGTCGCCGCTCTCCGTACGCGAAGTTTCGTACCGGTAATTATCGTAATCCGTATTATAATCGTTATAATCATACGTATCATTGAAATCCTTATATAAAGTATCGTTGTCCAGCAAAGGATTAAGGAAGTAGGTCTCTTGCCTGATGGACGGCAGTGCtgagtgaaaaaaataatcgtttcgattaaattttcgagaaatcgcgaaacaaaatatatccgTGAAACACATTTGCTATTTCCTGAGTCCGTTAATTCGTTTTGCTATAAAAGCAAATTTCTACTTTACAAATCATTATTCATAACCGCTTTAAAGTTCAACAAAACAAGGAGATATTACACAGTgactgaaatattttctaagatTTGCAACAAATGAGAAGAGTAGCACAATATGTCTAtcggaaatattttgtttaaatagaTCATACTTGGCTCCGATATTTCTCTCTTAGCATAAGAGTGGGtggcattatttattaaaacaaggCTCAAAGATGCCAACGTCATGATTTGTTGCGTACGCGTCATCTTGTCGTCGCACGGTACCCATTTACGTACGCACTTGGTTGTCGGTTTAATATCGGGTTtctgcgaaaaaaaaaatacatccATTGTGTGAGCACCATAGGATCTAAGtgtgtaaaatattgacaaaatataaattcgaaaATAATGTTGCGTGTGTCACATTCTTCATTGcgctattttaatttacgtacGATAAAACGAATTACGTACCGTAGAGCTTATCTTACGGAACAGGGCGAATATCAGCGAGTAGAGATTCAATAGATTTAAGCCCATTATCCTGAAACGGAACCATTCACTTGGTTGCATAGTGAAGTATACTTTGTCGTGATTAATAAGCAGCTCCCTTTACCGTCCCAGTTGCATTCGGAGCTGCTTTCTGGGGTGGTAGCTCTCGAGAAAGCCGAGGATCTCGAAGAGTATCGGGAAGAGGTACGAGATCAGAGAC
Proteins encoded:
- the LOC139813829 gene encoding uncharacterized protein isoform X2 — its product is MSTQCNRFVQNAWKKELCSNCFKPKEEHAPADDILRMNVEKASTNLKIDHLQVQKDVPSRLESDDRITLQSILRGNKTICRKDQRKKNVGFPESLTEVIGYGGDDFSDGEEDGDGSQVDSSTKSEDLVADSEEERALFDLTRANTNFNTVTANLTNVENNGSHHDAAKSSTASPAKSFASLMLGRIQRDADGRKTTLLVSVTPFGGEESVPTAKRPTDRKINTVNLQTSPFRLKADDGGSSDNTARAVKKLNGPERKKTEEQEQKSSLELGKIVDMPLITSANMISIMRREITTDTANADAVKTETTVQKYSPLCKVDKRNATNASLNTVSALKKTEIETSSGMSAQSAPSNDMGESVKRTTTNKSECAKQDEGKEERVEVASLTPLKNEEIPESDRSMNVGDKSVNGVDDVKEPPSPQVREVDGECEGAERKKFCFDSSRELAGEPDGKADEEVTEPPALPTSPPPIITTEPRPSFLHGGVNNDSKAKPAVPQKPVIFPTKASLNDGPLAVKKILIGDYVLPPPSVQTVASRPVQNLGTQDMSSRCSTKKNVTNEILSETNEISPTITAENSDSGDQVKTSPKSALLPLFNSVIAPPASSRNYSTNNEEVDENIVPDEEFPEITPVSVSTMELIRSPNKRRMAPRPPEATEDLLPVSSLFARNPGANLKSDSPVVREKEKRERSSSCSPKFRKAVCDLPDPTNESVKLPVESVPRRTISLSQDSLATEKEMREEKKRGRNRKGFSLKRFLRMGTRKDMDVITGQTSGAKTDEIPSTPQPKPRLEIIHPLELDGAAVEVVGNDRIIARMGEDQTDSCGAKSDGSRTTRFSPSVAARPGKPPPPPRNQSLEDWSRLDSANKPVRPPPPRAEIKLNVASSRNDKTSKATWRPAAATTSDSIYANLGEVRSALAPSKPQRTASMRDRAISQPVPKRATAEDRHRDYDGLVPARLTSDSPTSNDSHVYECLSSSPECDSNLELRHGSGGGFRAACKRKSDSSAVVGESKVHHQPSFVRSISLPYCGSETESELYAPYTFYTGDEGAEEDQDWKNTDDEPRMGRLRQRRGRTIVHRSLEDNYGAVVVANHEALAQFLEQENRTIQFPSSLRALKNTNPRLKHFNVDTPSSVFIGRRIFCPATWNDQNVTLCIAFDLAMPMPQKDFYLTPIVEFVDKVPKEIIEKVRPSENEDVEATISILPCLHVTTIQSFGAMSKDMNGEGASREASFVLLQLVNALKSLQARGIEDASRSLSDVVLCREDVYYRLYLLQGRLNIDPSDEPGEERVSLCECALIALQQLHLTGELPLIQDLLIREKAVTLSQVKSVLEFSLWGPADVPLGGPREREGALQRWLDLERANVLHALIKTKAALTVIDEYQLLFLVRTTAKIMSEASVLLDEQRKRLAQRC
- the LOC139813829 gene encoding uncharacterized protein isoform X1 encodes the protein MSTQCNRFVQNAWKKELCSNCFKPKEEHAPADDILRMNVEKASTNLKIDHLQVQKDVPSRLESDDRITLQSILRGNKTICRKDQRKKNVGFPESLTEVIGYGGDDFSDGEEDGDGSQVDSSTKSEDLVADSEEERALFDLTRANTNFNTVTANLTNVENNGSHHDAAKSSTASPAKSFASLMLGRIQRDADGRKTTLLVSVTPFGGEESVPTAKRPTDRKINTVNLQTSPFRLKADDGGSSDNTARAVKKLNGPERKKTEEQEQKSSLELGKIVDMPLITSANMISIMRREITTDTANADAVKTETTVQKYSPLCKVDKRNATNASLNTVSALKKTEIETSSGMSAQSAPSNDMGESVKRTTTNKSECAKQDEGKEERVEVASLTPLKNEEIPESDRSMNVGDKSVNGVDDVKEPPSPQVREVDGECEGAERKKFCFDSSRELAGEPDGKADEEVTEPPALPTSPPPIITTEPRPSFLHGGVNNDSKAKPAVPQKPVIFPTKASLNDGPLAVKKILIGDYVLPPPSVQTVASRPVQNLGTQDMSSRCSTKKNVTNEILSETNEISPTITAENSDSGDQVKTSPKSALLPLFNSVIAPPASSRNYSTNNEEVDENIVPDEEFPEITPVSVSTMELIRSPNKRRMAPRPPEATEDLLPVSSLFARNPGANLKSDSPVVREKEKRERSSSCSPKFRKAVCDLPDPTNESVKLPVESVPRRTISLSQDSLATEKEMREEKKRGRNRKGFSLKRFLRMGTRKDMDVITGQTSGAKTDEIPSTPQPKPRLEIIHPLELDGAAVEVVGNDRIIARMGEDQTDSCGAKSDGSRTTRFSPSVAARPGKPPPPPRNQSLEDWSRLDSANKPVRPPPPRAEIKLNVASSRNDKTSKATWRPAAATTSDSIYANLAAEDVTGEVRSALAPSKPQRTASMRDRAISQPVPKRATAEDRHRDYDGLVPARLTSDSPTSNDSHVYECLSSSPECDSNLELRHGSGGGFRAACKRKSDSSAVVGESKVHHQPSFVRSISLPYCGSETESELYAPYTFYTGDEGAEEDQDWKNTDDEPRMGRLRQRRGRTIVHRSLEDNYGAVVVANHEALAQFLEQENRTIQFPSSLRALKNTNPRLKHFNVDTPSSVFIGRRIFCPATWNDQNVTLCIAFDLAMPMPQKDFYLTPIVEFVDKVPKEIIEKVRPSENEDVEATISILPCLHVTTIQSFGAMSKDMNGEGASREASFVLLQLVNALKSLQARGIEDASRSLSDVVLCREDVYYRLYLLQGRLNIDPSDEPGEERVSLCECALIALQQLHLTGELPLIQDLLIREKAVTLSQVKSVLEFSLWGPADVPLGGPREREGALQRWLDLERANVLHALIKTKAALTVIDEYQLLFLVRTTAKIMSEASVLLDEQRKRLAQRC